A single genomic interval of Legionella israelensis harbors:
- a CDS encoding IS3 family transposase (programmed frameshift) — protein sequence MKRSRFTENQILNILKSVEVGRLVKDVCREHGISDATYYNWKAKYGGMEASDIKRMKQLEEENAKLKRMFADLSLENRALKDVIGKKALKPAEKREMADYLVQEHGLSLRRSCSVLRLSRTAYYYQPAMDKDEAVIKELVTITEHYPRYGFRKLFIKLRQAGFSWNHKRVYRVYCELKLNIRRKGKRRLASRHPEPLAVPDSLNHTWSADFMSDALNCGRRFRTFNVVDDFNREALAIEIDLSLPALRVIRVLDHIAANRGYPARLRLDNGPEFISLALADWAEKHGVILEFIQPGKPTQNSFVERFNRTYRNEILDFYLFRSLNEVRDITTNWMKEYNEERPHESLGDMSPLDYRLIKNRSENSNYNWH from the exons ATGAAACGCAGTCGCTTTACAGAAAATCAAATTTTAAACATATTAAAATCAGTTGAAGTAGGACGATTGGTAAAGGATGTATGCCGGGAACATGGGATATCCGATGCCACCTATTACAACTGGAAAGCAAAATACGGTGGGATGGAAGCCTCAGATATTAAACGCATGAAGCAACTTGAGGAAGAAAATGCAAAGCTGAAACGGATGTTTGCTGATTTGTCTCTGGAAAACCGTGCACTGAAGGATGTTATAG GAAAAAAAGCTTTGAAGCCGGCTGAAAAGAGGGAAATGGCTGATTATCTGGTGCAGGAACATGGTCTGAGTCTCAGGCGAAGCTGCTCGGTATTACGCTTAAGTCGTACAGCTTACTACTATCAGCCGGCGATGGATAAGGATGAAGCGGTGATAAAAGAATTGGTGACCATAACCGAACACTATCCGCGTTATGGTTTCAGGAAGTTGTTTATCAAATTGCGGCAGGCAGGTTTCTCCTGGAATCATAAAAGAGTATACCGTGTTTATTGTGAGTTGAAGTTAAATATAAGGCGAAAAGGAAAACGCAGATTAGCTTCCCGTCACCCGGAACCTCTTGCTGTGCCTGATTCCCTTAACCATACATGGTCAGCTGATTTTATGAGTGATGCCCTCAATTGCGGCAGAAGATTCAGGACTTTTAATGTGGTAGATGATTTTAATCGGGAAGCTTTGGCAATTGAAATTGATTTGAGCTTGCCTGCTCTAAGGGTTATTCGGGTACTTGACCATATTGCCGCCAATCGAGGATATCCTGCAAGGTTGCGACTTGATAATGGACCTGAGTTTATTTCCCTTGCGTTAGCGGATTGGGCAGAAAAGCATGGTGTTATTCTTGAGTTTATTCAGCCGGGAAAGCCAACTCAAAATTCATTTGTGGAGCGGTTCAATAGAACTTATCGGAATGAAATATTGGATTTTTATCTATTTAGAAGTCTCAATGAGGTACGTGATATTACCACAAATTGGATGAAAGAATATAACGAAGAAAGACCACATGAATCACTCGGTGATATGTCACCTTTGGATTACAGATTGATTAAAAACAGGTCGGAAAACTCTAATTATAACTGGCACTAA
- a CDS encoding transposase — MPHSLPKKPWNLVLSCSFYPPYSPNLNPIERLWKVMNEKCKPPFFSASYN, encoded by the coding sequence GTGCCTCACTCATTGCCGAAAAAGCCGTGGAACTTGGTATTAAGCTGCTCTTTTTACCCCCCATATAGTCCTAATCTTAACCCTATCGAGAGATTATGGAAGGTGATGAATGAAAAGTGTAAACCTCCCTTTTTTAGTGCCAGTTATAATTAG
- a CDS encoding IS630 family transposase, with protein MAHLEAHTYHHNHEIILYVQEHYGVSYTVSGMNKWLHRNRFSYKKPKGRPHKADPELQKQFITAYETLKEEVGSDEPILFMDAVHPTQATKLSYDWIRTGKTKHVDTTASRTRLNIVGAIQLGQIAQTITSEYETINAQSIVDFMGKIRSQYGSKTVHLILDRSGYHRASLIAEKAVELGIKLLFLPPI; from the coding sequence ATTGCTCATCTAGAAGCACATACCTACCATCATAATCATGAAATCATTTTGTATGTGCAAGAGCATTATGGTGTTAGTTACACAGTGTCTGGCATGAACAAATGGCTACACCGCAATCGATTTAGCTATAAAAAGCCTAAAGGCCGACCCCACAAAGCCGACCCCGAATTACAAAAACAATTTATTACTGCCTATGAAACGCTTAAAGAAGAAGTTGGAAGCGATGAACCAATCCTTTTTATGGATGCAGTACATCCAACACAAGCAACAAAATTATCTTATGATTGGATAAGAACAGGCAAAACAAAACATGTAGACACAACAGCTAGTCGCACGAGATTAAATATCGTTGGTGCCATCCAACTTGGACAAATTGCACAGACCATAACATCAGAATATGAAACAATTAATGCGCAGTCTATCGTTGATTTCATGGGTAAAATACGTTCTCAATATGGCTCAAAAACAGTCCATCTGATTTTAGACAGGTCTGGTTACCACCGTGCCTCACTCATTGCCGAAAAAGCCGTGGAACTTGGTATTAAGCTGCTCTTTTTACCCCCCATATAG
- a CDS encoding helix-turn-helix domain-containing protein gives MKRLFLTKEEKDRLEIEHSLKENGKERDRIKAILLRSEGWTVPKISQALRIHQSKIIRHIQDYQAGS, from the coding sequence ATGAAAAGATTATTTCTAACAAAAGAAGAAAAAGACCGCCTTGAGATAGAGCATTCCCTTAAAGAAAATGGGAAGGAACGAGATCGCATTAAAGCAATATTATTGCGCTCAGAAGGATGGACGGTTCCCAAAATTAGCCAGGCTCTCAGAATCCATCAATCTAAGATTATTCGCCATATCCAAGATTATCAAGCCGGTAGTTAA
- a CDS encoding SOS response-associated peptidase family protein gives MITTEANEFLSDVHHRMPVILDQRPKTLG, from the coding sequence TTGATCACAACCGAAGCCAATGAATTTTTGTCTGATGTTCATCATCGCATGCCTGTAATTTTGGATCAAAGACCCAAAACACTTGGTTAA
- a CDS encoding HAD family hydrolase: MSIRIELIIFDNDGVLIDSEIIWHQFCAAEMIRLGYPITVEQSLKLFSALSNEKTFADILADEFGSSEIGLDFSKIGRETEANYPSLLKPVENIHQILNFLDNKKINKCIASNGNFDYIQSTLQITGLKKYFSDELIIGVEETMQRKPEPDVFLKAAHTFAIPPGHCLVIEDHALGIKAAKAAKMQVIGFLGATHAQGIRHRDWIANSEPDMIVNNVNELLAVIKNQFI, translated from the coding sequence ATGAGTATAAGAATAGAGCTGATTATATTTGATAATGACGGTGTACTAATTGATAGTGAAATAATATGGCACCAATTTTGTGCAGCAGAAATGATCCGTCTTGGATATCCCATAACAGTTGAACAATCCTTGAAATTATTTTCTGCTCTCAGTAATGAAAAAACATTCGCGGATATTTTAGCGGATGAATTTGGCTCATCTGAAATAGGATTAGATTTTTCTAAAATTGGACGTGAAACTGAAGCTAATTACCCATCTCTTCTAAAACCAGTAGAGAATATTCATCAAATCCTGAATTTTCTGGATAATAAGAAAATAAATAAATGTATTGCTTCTAATGGTAACTTCGATTACATCCAAAGCACTTTGCAAATTACCGGTTTAAAAAAATATTTTAGTGATGAATTGATCATAGGCGTGGAGGAAACAATGCAGCGCAAGCCAGAGCCTGATGTATTCTTAAAAGCGGCACATACATTCGCTATCCCTCCTGGGCATTGCCTTGTTATTGAAGATCATGCTTTGGGAATTAAAGCTGCGAAGGCAGCAAAAATGCAGGTTATTGGATTTTTGGGCGCTACACATGCACAAGGCATTAGGCATCGTGATTGGATTGCTAATTCAGAACCTGACATGATAGTAAATAATGTAAATGAACTACTGGCAGTTATAAAGAATCAATTTATTTGA
- a CDS encoding tyrosine-type recombinase/integrase, giving the protein MNFLDHQNDKNAKFVIDKISSKVSVQFDTNSLKAWLGYYYEVHVKGAPLKTEQAKMKDLTKFIQFFEMEVGHDHVDSWTPAVSKQFQKNLSSTISSVTGKSYKATTVNRTMATIRHVGRWLHQHRPLLAGDPLSQVKDVQVDSPDWNGLTSRQLMRLKSACEQRIKSCTRKNQNPLFEAAIFYTLLGSGLRASELVSLNVYQYERKGLSNVVRHKSKRVTGRVPLPVESRQFLDQYLEQRQPDPEGPLFVTRYNTRLKTLDVYRTCQRLLKQALAFLPDEEKFEFTPHKLRHTFLKRVTDKHGVHFAQEVSGNVSIKEIFRYAKPSEEEMQETIETLFYNMVNEV; this is encoded by the coding sequence TTGAATTTTCTCGATCATCAAAATGACAAAAATGCGAAGTTTGTGATAGATAAAATTTCAAGCAAGGTTAGTGTTCAATTTGATACCAATTCTTTAAAAGCATGGCTTGGATATTATTATGAAGTTCATGTCAAAGGTGCACCGCTTAAAACCGAACAGGCCAAAATGAAAGATCTGACCAAATTTATTCAGTTCTTTGAAATGGAAGTAGGGCATGATCATGTGGATAGCTGGACACCAGCGGTCAGCAAACAGTTTCAAAAAAATTTATCCTCCACCATTTCATCAGTGACCGGAAAATCGTATAAGGCAACCACGGTTAATCGCACCATGGCAACGATTCGACATGTGGGGCGGTGGCTGCATCAACATCGGCCATTATTGGCGGGTGATCCATTATCCCAAGTAAAAGATGTACAGGTTGATTCGCCAGATTGGAATGGATTAACCAGCCGTCAATTAATGCGACTTAAATCTGCTTGTGAACAACGCATTAAAAGCTGTACCCGAAAAAATCAAAATCCATTATTCGAAGCAGCCATCTTTTATACTTTATTAGGAAGTGGGCTTCGAGCATCGGAGCTGGTATCGCTAAATGTCTATCAGTATGAAAGAAAGGGGCTATCCAATGTTGTTCGCCATAAAAGTAAACGGGTGACGGGCAGGGTGCCGTTGCCAGTAGAGTCCAGGCAATTCCTGGATCAGTATTTGGAACAAAGGCAGCCTGATCCGGAAGGGCCATTATTTGTAACACGCTATAACACTCGGCTTAAAACGTTGGACGTATATCGAACTTGCCAGCGTCTTTTGAAACAGGCTTTGGCCTTTTTGCCGGATGAGGAAAAATTTGAGTTTACTCCTCATAAGCTACGGCATACTTTTCTTAAAAGAGTAACAGATAAACATGGTGTTCATTTTGCGCAAGAGGTAAGTGGGAATGTTTCGATTAAAGAAATATTTCGTTATGCAAAACCAAGTGAAGAAGAGATGCAAGAGACGATCGAGACTCTTTTTTATAATATGGTGAATGAAGTTTGA
- a CDS encoding IS3 family transposase (programmed frameshift) codes for MKKSKFSASQILSILKQAQSGVAVPDLCREHGISNATFYNWRAKYGGMDLPMMARLKELEAENSRLKKMYAEERLKSEILKEVLEKKLKKPSARRELARMIVRERNIAVRMACWLFSISETCYRYEPKLNEENRVIADWLMRLTQNNRNWGFGLCFLYLRNVKGFCWNHKRVYRVYKELELNLRIKPKKRLIREKPESLAVPTSSNQSWSMDFMHDQLDNGRCYRLLNIIDDFNREGLTIEADFSLPSARVIRTLEQVIEWRGKPKQIRCDNGPEYVSHKLARWAKNHDIELVFIQPGCPQQNAYIERYNRTVRYDWLNQYLFESIEQVQQQATKWLWSYNNERPNSAIGGIPPKRKLALAA; via the exons ATGAAGAAATCAAAATTTAGTGCCAGCCAAATCCTGTCGATATTGAAGCAAGCTCAAAGTGGTGTTGCAGTTCCAGATTTATGTCGAGAGCATGGTATAAGCAATGCGACATTCTATAACTGGCGAGCCAAGTATGGAGGCATGGATCTTCCAATGATGGCTCGGCTAAAGGAACTTGAAGCAGAGAATAGCCGCTTAAAGAAGATGTACGCTGAAGAGCGCTTAAAGTCAGAAATTTTAAAAGAGGTGCTTGAAAAAAAGT TAAAAAAGCCATCCGCTCGCCGAGAGCTTGCGCGCATGATAGTGCGGGAACGGAATATTGCAGTCAGGATGGCTTGCTGGTTATTTAGCATCAGTGAGACGTGCTACCGTTATGAACCCAAACTGAATGAGGAAAACAGGGTCATAGCGGATTGGCTAATGCGCTTAACTCAAAACAACCGTAACTGGGGATTTGGCTTGTGTTTTTTATATTTGCGCAACGTGAAAGGTTTTTGTTGGAATCACAAACGTGTTTACCGTGTATACAAAGAGCTCGAGTTAAATTTACGGATAAAACCCAAAAAACGGTTAATTAGGGAAAAGCCTGAGTCCCTGGCCGTGCCAACATCAAGCAACCAGTCCTGGTCAATGGATTTTATGCATGATCAACTGGATAATGGACGCTGTTATCGGTTACTGAATATTATTGATGACTTTAACCGGGAAGGCCTGACAATCGAAGCGGATTTTTCATTGCCTTCTGCCCGAGTCATCCGGACACTGGAGCAAGTCATTGAATGGCGAGGCAAGCCTAAGCAGATACGTTGTGATAATGGGCCTGAATACGTAAGCCATAAGCTCGCAAGATGGGCTAAAAATCACGATATTGAGCTTGTATTCATTCAGCCAGGTTGTCCGCAGCAAAATGCCTATATTGAGCGCTATAATCGTACTGTTCGGTATGATTGGCTTAATCAATACTTATTTGAGAGTATCGAACAAGTCCAACAACAGGCCACCAAGTGGCTTTGGTCTTATAACAATGAACGTCCTAACTCGGCTATTGGAGGTATACCACCCAAAAGAAAATTGGCTCTAGCAGCCTAG
- a CDS encoding ISAs1 family transposase: protein MLESTRKFGKNQYLFHCFLSIRDPRVGGRCTYSLLTILIIVLCGLICGCDSWKAMEIFARSRKRWLSQFIDVSEGLPSHHTLARVFSLIDPLEFERCLSSWIEGISQFFMDELIAIDGKTSRGSSYQRGHKKATHLVNAYSPRLSATLGSTVTPDKSNEIKGIPVLLKALNIKDKVITIDAMGTQKGIANLIRLKQAHYVLALKKNHKRMHRKVDNLFQKADSLNYKAMVFQQKDTNNYDHSRFEERTYTVLPAMYLRGQQWKDLSAYIRVQSTRHLPTGDIETATRYYMTSLPYKKHNLMRQAIRDHWKIENGLHYKLDVGMNEDQCPIYRGYADRNLSIMRKIVLKLLTQDTSNQDGIALKRMKAALSTQYLKKVIGF from the coding sequence GTGTTAGAAAGTACGCGTAAATTTGGAAAAAATCAATATTTGTTTCATTGTTTTCTGTCCATCCGCGATCCACGAGTTGGAGGTCGTTGCACGTATTCACTTTTAACGATACTGATTATTGTTTTATGCGGATTAATATGTGGCTGTGACAGTTGGAAAGCCATGGAGATTTTTGCCAGGTCGCGCAAGCGATGGTTAAGCCAATTTATTGACGTCAGTGAAGGTTTGCCAAGCCATCACACATTGGCACGGGTATTTTCTCTGATTGACCCTTTAGAATTTGAGCGTTGTTTAAGTTCATGGATAGAAGGAATCAGTCAATTTTTTATGGATGAGCTGATTGCGATTGATGGTAAGACGAGTCGCGGCTCCTCTTATCAAAGGGGCCATAAGAAGGCGACCCATCTGGTGAATGCTTACTCCCCACGCTTATCCGCGACGCTTGGAAGCACGGTTACACCTGACAAGTCTAATGAAATAAAGGGGATACCTGTACTACTAAAAGCACTCAATATCAAAGATAAAGTAATAACGATTGATGCAATGGGAACGCAAAAGGGAATTGCCAATTTAATACGTCTCAAACAAGCTCATTATGTGCTTGCTTTAAAAAAGAATCATAAACGCATGCACCGGAAAGTGGATAACCTCTTTCAAAAAGCGGACTCCCTAAATTACAAAGCCATGGTTTTCCAACAGAAAGACACCAATAATTATGACCACAGCCGTTTTGAAGAAAGAACATACACCGTATTACCAGCCATGTACCTTCGCGGTCAACAATGGAAAGATTTAAGCGCCTATATCCGTGTGCAATCCACGCGGCATCTACCCACAGGAGACATTGAAACGGCTACACGTTACTACATGACATCCCTGCCTTATAAAAAACACAACTTAATGCGTCAGGCGATTCGCGACCATTGGAAAATAGAAAATGGCTTACACTATAAGTTGGATGTCGGTATGAACGAAGATCAATGCCCCATATATCGCGGCTATGCAGATAGAAATTTGAGCATTATGCGTAAAATAGTCCTTAAATTATTAACCCAAGATACTTCAAACCAAGATGGCATTGCTTTAAAACGAATGAAAGCTGCCCTTTCTACGCAATATTTGAAAAAAGTGATTGGATTTTGA
- the hda gene encoding DnaA regulatory inactivator Hda, with the protein MAKTQPELTNQQLALAIHLNEEATLADFCWNNNHLLEQQLQLILQNQGERTLYLWGNSGSGKSHLLQGCCQEVAASQAAVYLPMTVLKEWGPQSIEDIEGQHFICIDDIDAIAGHKEWEEALFHLYNRIKENGRSQLIMSGKLPPAAMPILLADLKSRLSWGLVLHLHELCDEDKIKTLKHHAQKRGFNFPANVGQYLINRCSRNMHDLNLLLHHLDKASLAAQRKITIPFVKATLKI; encoded by the coding sequence ATGGCCAAAACACAGCCGGAATTAACCAACCAACAACTGGCTTTGGCAATTCATCTCAATGAAGAGGCGACGCTTGCTGATTTCTGTTGGAACAACAATCACCTTCTCGAGCAACAATTGCAGTTAATCTTGCAAAATCAAGGAGAACGCACACTTTATCTATGGGGCAATTCGGGAAGCGGCAAATCACATTTATTACAAGGCTGTTGTCAGGAAGTGGCTGCCAGTCAAGCGGCAGTGTACCTGCCAATGACCGTTTTAAAAGAATGGGGACCACAGTCCATTGAAGACATTGAGGGTCAACATTTCATTTGTATAGATGATATTGATGCTATTGCCGGGCATAAGGAATGGGAAGAAGCACTTTTTCATTTATATAACCGTATCAAAGAGAATGGGCGCAGCCAATTAATCATGTCCGGCAAATTGCCGCCCGCAGCCATGCCTATTCTTCTTGCCGATTTAAAATCACGCTTAAGCTGGGGGCTTGTACTGCACCTTCATGAACTTTGTGATGAAGACAAAATCAAAACCTTAAAACATCATGCGCAAAAACGAGGGTTTAATTTCCCTGCCAATGTCGGCCAATATCTTATTAATCGCTGTTCGCGTAACATGCACGATTTAAATCTGCTGCTTCATCATCTCGATAAGGCTTCACTAGCCGCGCAGCGAAAAATCACCATTCCCTTTGTGAAAGCGACATTGAAGATTTAA
- a CDS encoding CDP-alcohol phosphatidyltransferase family protein: protein MILKYIPNALTFFRLILIVPFLVFLHQQEYIYAFYIFIIAGLTDGLDGWLARHFHWQTVFGSMIDPLADKLLVVCSFISLALLGSLPWWLVILVILRDITISFGVLAWYLLIQRQMDFEPTRLSKFNTTFQLSLVTICLFELAYFRFPPYILFSLIVLTTITTSASFIDYVWTWGNKAWPKHSRN, encoded by the coding sequence ATGATTTTAAAATATATACCCAATGCATTAACTTTTTTTCGGCTGATCTTAATTGTGCCATTTCTGGTCTTTTTACATCAGCAGGAATATATATACGCATTTTATATTTTTATTATTGCGGGCTTAACCGACGGGCTGGATGGCTGGCTCGCTCGTCATTTTCACTGGCAAACGGTCTTTGGCTCAATGATCGATCCTCTGGCCGATAAGCTTTTAGTGGTATGCAGTTTCATTTCCCTTGCCTTGCTTGGAAGTTTGCCGTGGTGGCTGGTTATTCTGGTTATTTTAAGGGACATCACTATATCTTTTGGTGTTCTGGCCTGGTATCTGTTAATTCAGCGTCAGATGGATTTTGAACCTACTCGATTAAGCAAGTTTAATACTACTTTTCAATTATCGTTAGTGACCATATGCCTATTTGAATTGGCTTATTTTCGCTTCCCTCCTTATATTCTCTTTTCACTCATTGTATTGACCACCATTACTACAAGTGCGAGTTTCATTGATTACGTGTGGACATGGGGAAATAAAGCATGGCCAAAACACAGCCGGAATTAA